One genomic window of Cryomorphaceae bacterium includes the following:
- the ysxC gene encoding ribosome biogenesis GTP-binding protein YsxC gives MIIHTADFVVSNTRPELCPEPTYPEYAFIGRSNVGKSSLINMLTGRKSLAKTSGRPGKTQLINHFLINEKNDPWYLVDLPGYGYAKTSKKEQVKWSEFTR, from the coding sequence ATGATTATCCACACGGCCGATTTTGTAGTGAGCAACACACGGCCCGAGCTTTGTCCGGAGCCAACCTACCCTGAGTATGCCTTTATTGGCCGCTCGAATGTTGGTAAATCATCCCTGATTAATATGCTCACCGGACGTAAGTCGCTGGCCAAAACATCGGGCCGACCGGGCAAAACCCAGCTCATCAATCATTTTCTTATTAACGAGAAAAACGACCCGTGGTACCTGGTAGATTTGCCGGGATACGGCTACGCCAAGACGTCCAAAAAGGAGCAGGTAAAGTGGAGCGAGTTTACGCGCAA
- a CDS encoding alpha/beta hydrolase — MSYQIQQDGKFRYLEKGEGRVIMILHGLFGALSNFDGVIGHFSKTHKVVVPLMPLYDMPITKTSVKNLAKYIEDFVDHKGYKDVILLGNSLGGHVALVYTLKRMEKVGAMVLTGSSGLYENAFGGSFPRRSDKDYIRGKIAVTFHDPAMVTDELVDVVFDLVSDRGKLLKVLYLAKSAIRHNMRDELPNYKMPVCLIWGKNDTITPPEVAEEFNEFLPDSDLFWIDKCAHAPMMEHPETFNGILDGWLKQRGLV, encoded by the coding sequence ATGAGTTACCAGATTCAGCAGGACGGAAAATTCAGGTACCTTGAAAAAGGTGAGGGACGTGTGATTATGATTTTGCACGGCCTCTTTGGTGCGCTCAGCAATTTTGACGGTGTAATCGGGCATTTTTCAAAGACCCACAAGGTGGTAGTGCCACTGATGCCTCTCTACGACATGCCTATTACCAAGACCAGCGTAAAGAATCTCGCCAAATACATCGAAGATTTTGTGGATCACAAAGGCTATAAAGATGTGATTTTGCTGGGTAATTCACTGGGCGGCCACGTAGCACTTGTGTACACGCTGAAGCGAATGGAAAAAGTGGGCGCCATGGTGCTCACCGGGAGTTCAGGGCTTTATGAAAATGCATTTGGAGGCTCTTTTCCCCGACGAAGCGACAAGGATTATATCAGAGGGAAGATTGCCGTTACTTTTCACGACCCCGCCATGGTTACCGACGAGTTGGTAGATGTGGTGTTTGACCTTGTGAGCGACCGGGGCAAGCTACTGAAGGTGTTGTATCTCGCCAAATCGGCCATCCGGCACAATATGCGCGATGAACTGCCCAATTACAAGATGCCTGTTTGCCTTATCTGGGGAAAGAACGACACCATTACACCACCCGAGGTAGCCGAAGAATTCAATGAGTTTTTGCCTGATTCGGATTTGTTTTGGATTGACAAGTGTGCCCACGCACCGATGATGGAGCACCCCGAAACTTTTAACGGGATTCTCGATGGCTGGCTGAAGCAACGCGGGCTGGTATGA
- the mraZ gene encoding division/cell wall cluster transcriptional repressor MraZ yields MINLLGEYDCKMDAKGRLMLPAGLKKQLADVLSAGFVINRNLHQPCLVVYPQAEWQRLSSKLKKLNRLVKKNDVIVRKVMGGATPVELDGSGRILVPKSLSDHANLNTEVKVIGSNNTIEIWSKSAYESFMNDQEIDLEALAEDVFGSLNDNDDE; encoded by the coding sequence GTGATTAACCTACTCGGAGAATACGATTGCAAGATGGACGCGAAGGGGCGCCTCATGCTGCCGGCCGGCCTTAAAAAGCAGTTGGCGGATGTGCTCAGCGCGGGTTTTGTAATCAACCGAAACCTGCATCAGCCCTGCCTTGTGGTCTATCCCCAGGCAGAGTGGCAGCGACTTAGCAGCAAGCTTAAAAAGCTCAATCGCCTGGTGAAGAAGAATGATGTGATTGTTCGGAAGGTGATGGGTGGAGCTACCCCGGTGGAGTTGGATGGGTCCGGTCGTATACTGGTGCCCAAATCGCTTTCCGATCACGCTAACCTCAATACAGAGGTAAAGGTGATTGGCAGTAACAACACCATTGAGATTTGGAGTAAATCAGCGTATGAGTCGTTCATGAACGACCAGGAGATAGATCTGGAAGCTTTGGCGGAGGATGTCTTTGGGTCACTGAATGACAACGACGATGAGTGA
- the rsmH gene encoding 16S rRNA (cytosine(1402)-N(4))-methyltransferase RsmH — MSEYHVPVLLNESVEALTLKPGGCYVDVTFGGGGHSREILRRLDGGRLIAFDQDADARQNIPNDPRFELVDQNFRYLKNNLRLRGVKEVDGVLADLGVSSHQFDVSERGFSFRLGGPLDMRMDQSNPRTAAHVLQHSEESELADMFFKYGELSNARRVAAAIVGHRANQTLETIGELLSAIEHLAPAKKPAQFYARVFQALRIVVNDEMAALEEMLQQAADILKPGGRLVVISYHSLEDRLVKHFMKFGNFEGVPQKDFYGNLIRPMRTLTNKPVMPPENEIETNSRARSARLRIAEKL, encoded by the coding sequence ATGAGTGAGTATCACGTTCCGGTTTTATTGAATGAAAGCGTAGAGGCTTTGACTTTGAAGCCCGGAGGTTGCTATGTGGATGTAACCTTTGGGGGAGGAGGTCACTCCCGCGAAATTCTGCGGCGCCTGGATGGAGGAAGGTTGATTGCCTTTGATCAGGATGCAGATGCCAGACAGAATATTCCCAACGACCCGCGCTTCGAACTGGTAGATCAAAACTTTCGCTACCTGAAAAACAACCTGCGCCTGCGGGGTGTGAAGGAGGTAGATGGTGTGCTGGCCGATCTCGGGGTTTCTTCCCACCAGTTTGATGTATCAGAGCGAGGGTTTTCTTTTCGCCTGGGGGGACCGCTCGATATGCGGATGGATCAATCCAACCCGCGCACCGCAGCCCACGTGTTGCAACATTCAGAAGAATCGGAATTGGCAGATATGTTCTTTAAGTACGGAGAGTTGAGCAACGCGCGAAGGGTAGCCGCGGCCATTGTCGGGCATCGTGCCAACCAAACGCTTGAAACCATCGGTGAGCTGCTGAGTGCCATAGAGCACCTCGCTCCCGCTAAAAAGCCGGCCCAGTTTTACGCCCGGGTTTTTCAAGCGCTCAGAATTGTGGTGAACGATGAGATGGCTGCGCTCGAAGAAATGCTTCAGCAGGCAGCCGACATCCTAAAGCCCGGCGGACGGCTCGTAGTGATTTCTTACCACTCGCTCGAAGATCGACTCGTTAAGCACTTCATGAAGTTCGGAAACTTCGAAGGGGTGCCACAAAAGGATTTTTACGGAAACCTGATACGTCCCATGCGGACTTTAACCAATAAACCGGTGATGCCGCCGGAAAACGAAATAGAAACCAACAGCCGGGCGCGCAGCGCGCGGTTGAGAATTGCAGAGAAGCTATGA
- a CDS encoding PASTA domain-containing protein produces the protein MSESKKDILWRVYLLYFVACIIGIAVVARIFIIQFVEGEKWSEKSRYLTTDLKSIEAVRGNIYAEDGSLLATSIPVYEIRMDLLTEPLTDAIFFAEVDSLAWHLSKMFGDKSKREYLEMLHEARRKGNRYQLIQRKVNYNEVKELRTFPIFRRGRNSGGLIVEQQNVRQRPYDVLAARTIGYDREDVQPVGLEGAYRDVLRGQPGKRFEKRLAGGIWMPIKDGNEVEPIDGSDLVTSIDINIQDVAENALKKQLELHNADHGCVVLMEVETGFIKAIANLSNRYDKGYYEYYNYAVGEATEPGSTFKLPALMAALEDGFVELDDTVDTKQGKHKFYDRIMRDANDRGYGKVTVQEAFEKSSNVGIARVIYDAYNKNPQRFVDRLHSMGLGKPLGLSIAGEGSPMIKNVNDPSWSGVTLPWMSIGYETLLTPLQILAFYNAVANDGVMVRPQLVTQILHHGKVVEQMEPVVLNHAICSRQTLEKARILLHGVVANKGTAQNLYSDVVSIAGKTGTAQIANEKYGYRYEQKVSYQASFAGYFPADKPKYSCIVVVNGPTNDVYYGNQVAGPIFKEIALKIYAKDPEFQAEPLFEERELLVGVPISKSGCATDLKTVFDELGVAQVIKDLDAEWVYTTSHKDHVEFTKAVIKPGVVPNVLGMAAQDALYLMEKAGLAVQLTGKGLVKKQSLPPGTHVRDGMHVALELS, from the coding sequence ATGAGCGAGAGCAAAAAGGACATATTGTGGCGTGTTTACCTGCTCTACTTTGTAGCGTGCATTATCGGAATTGCGGTGGTTGCGCGCATTTTCATCATTCAGTTTGTAGAGGGCGAAAAGTGGAGCGAAAAGTCACGCTATCTCACTACCGACCTTAAAAGCATTGAAGCTGTTCGGGGTAACATCTATGCCGAAGACGGCAGTTTGCTCGCTACCTCCATTCCGGTTTACGAAATCCGCATGGACCTGCTGACCGAACCACTCACCGACGCGATATTCTTCGCCGAGGTGGATTCGCTGGCCTGGCACCTGAGCAAAATGTTCGGCGACAAATCCAAGCGCGAGTACCTGGAAATGCTTCACGAGGCGCGCCGCAAAGGAAATCGCTACCAGCTTATTCAGCGCAAGGTGAACTACAACGAGGTAAAGGAATTGCGCACCTTTCCCATCTTTCGTCGCGGACGCAACAGCGGAGGGCTCATTGTGGAGCAACAAAATGTGCGTCAAAGGCCATACGACGTACTCGCTGCCCGAACCATCGGCTACGACCGTGAGGATGTGCAACCCGTTGGTTTGGAGGGTGCCTACCGCGATGTGCTGCGAGGTCAGCCCGGAAAACGCTTTGAGAAGCGCCTTGCCGGAGGTATCTGGATGCCCATTAAAGATGGTAACGAAGTGGAGCCTATTGACGGATCAGACCTCGTTACTTCTATTGATATCAACATCCAGGATGTTGCCGAAAACGCCCTCAAAAAACAACTCGAATTGCACAATGCAGACCACGGCTGTGTGGTGCTGATGGAGGTTGAAACAGGCTTTATTAAAGCCATTGCGAATCTATCTAACCGATACGATAAGGGTTATTACGAGTACTACAACTACGCAGTAGGCGAGGCCACCGAACCCGGCTCAACCTTTAAGTTGCCTGCGCTGATGGCGGCACTCGAGGATGGTTTCGTAGAACTGGACGACACGGTGGACACCAAGCAGGGTAAGCACAAGTTTTACGATCGCATCATGCGGGATGCCAATGATCGGGGCTACGGAAAAGTTACGGTTCAGGAAGCATTTGAGAAATCATCAAACGTGGGTATTGCGCGTGTAATTTATGATGCCTACAACAAAAACCCTCAGCGCTTTGTTGATCGCCTCCATAGCATGGGCCTGGGTAAGCCTTTGGGGTTGAGTATCGCGGGAGAGGGTAGCCCCATGATTAAAAACGTCAATGACCCATCGTGGTCGGGTGTAACGCTGCCGTGGATGTCCATAGGATACGAAACGCTGCTTACACCCCTTCAGATTCTTGCGTTCTACAACGCCGTGGCCAACGATGGCGTGATGGTTCGGCCGCAGCTCGTAACGCAAATTCTTCACCACGGAAAAGTGGTGGAGCAAATGGAGCCCGTGGTGCTCAATCATGCCATTTGTTCGCGTCAAACGCTCGAGAAAGCGCGCATCCTGTTGCACGGCGTGGTTGCGAATAAAGGTACCGCTCAGAACCTCTACAGCGACGTGGTGAGTATTGCCGGTAAAACCGGAACAGCTCAAATAGCCAATGAGAAATATGGATACAGATACGAGCAAAAGGTGAGCTATCAGGCCTCTTTTGCCGGGTACTTTCCGGCCGATAAGCCCAAGTATTCCTGTATTGTGGTTGTAAATGGTCCAACCAACGATGTGTATTACGGCAACCAGGTGGCCGGTCCTATTTTCAAGGAGATAGCCCTGAAAATATACGCCAAAGATCCCGAATTTCAGGCAGAGCCACTCTTTGAAGAGCGCGAATTGCTGGTGGGTGTGCCCATCTCTAAAAGTGGATGTGCCACAGACCTGAAGACCGTTTTTGACGAGTTAGGCGTAGCGCAAGTCATCAAAGACCTCGACGCTGAGTGGGTGTACACCACATCGCACAAAGACCATGTGGAGTTTACCAAGGCCGTCATCAAGCCGGGGGTGGTGCCCAACGTGCTTGGGATGGCCGCGCAGGATGCGCTTTATCTCATGGAGAAGGCGGGGCTTGCGGTGCAGCTCACCGGAAAAGGTTTGGTAAAAAAACAATCGCTCCCTCCGGGTACGCATGTGCGCGACGGGATGCATGTAGCACTTGAACTTTCATGA
- a CDS encoding UDP-N-acetylmuramoyl-L-alanyl-D-glutamate--2,6-diaminopimelate ligase, with amino-acid sequence MKLLKDILYKTGIEEVEGSTHVAVENITFDSRQVKPFSVFVAIPGTQVDGHDYIQTAVEAGAVAVVCERMPETRSEKVTYVRVKQASRALAFMADNFYDHPSSKIKLIGVTGTNGKTTVVTLLYQLFRQLGYKCGVLSTVRNIIGNEVLPSTHTTPDALQVNALLNQMVEKGCQYCFMEVSSHAVVQQRVTGLQFNVGVFTNISHDHLDYHKTFKEYIRAKKRFFDELPESAFALVNSDDRNGGTMVQNTRAHKRTFGLKTMADYRGKIIENQLSGLHVQVGNNDLYSQLVGDFNAYNILAVYAVAMLLEEDNLDVLTTISGLGAVDGRFQLVKPGGEVTAVVDYAHTPDALKNVLATIKNVRTGNEKVITVVGCGGNRDKAKRPLMARIACEYSDQVVLTSDNPRNEDPQEILKDMQEGMDPVNLAKTLTVVDRKEAIKMACTLAQPGDILLIAGKGHEKYQEIKGVKLPFDDVEVVFEMLQLLKK; translated from the coding sequence ATGAAACTGCTGAAAGACATATTATACAAAACCGGCATTGAGGAGGTTGAGGGGTCAACACACGTGGCTGTGGAGAACATCACCTTCGATTCCCGGCAGGTAAAACCCTTCAGTGTATTTGTGGCCATTCCCGGTACGCAGGTAGATGGGCATGATTATATCCAAACCGCTGTGGAGGCCGGCGCGGTGGCAGTGGTGTGCGAGCGCATGCCGGAAACGCGCAGCGAGAAAGTGACCTATGTTCGGGTGAAGCAGGCTTCAAGGGCCCTCGCCTTTATGGCCGACAATTTCTACGACCACCCAAGCAGCAAGATTAAACTGATAGGGGTTACCGGAACCAATGGCAAAACCACCGTGGTTACCCTGCTGTACCAGTTATTCCGCCAGTTGGGTTACAAATGCGGGGTGCTTTCCACAGTTCGAAACATCATCGGTAATGAAGTGCTTCCTTCAACCCACACCACACCCGATGCCCTACAGGTCAATGCGCTTCTTAACCAGATGGTGGAGAAGGGATGCCAGTACTGCTTTATGGAGGTGTCGTCGCACGCCGTAGTACAGCAGCGGGTGACCGGACTCCAATTCAACGTGGGCGTTTTTACAAACATCTCCCACGATCACCTGGACTACCACAAAACGTTCAAAGAGTACATCCGAGCCAAGAAACGCTTTTTTGACGAACTGCCTGAAAGTGCCTTTGCCCTTGTAAACTCCGACGACCGTAACGGCGGCACCATGGTGCAGAATACACGCGCCCACAAACGCACCTTCGGATTGAAAACCATGGCCGACTACCGCGGTAAAATCATTGAAAACCAATTAAGCGGATTGCATGTGCAAGTGGGCAATAACGATCTGTACTCTCAGCTGGTGGGCGATTTTAATGCCTACAACATTCTTGCGGTGTATGCAGTGGCCATGCTGCTCGAAGAGGACAACCTGGATGTGCTCACCACCATCAGCGGATTGGGAGCAGTAGATGGACGATTTCAGTTGGTGAAGCCCGGAGGTGAGGTTACCGCTGTGGTAGATTATGCCCACACCCCCGACGCACTCAAAAACGTATTGGCCACCATCAAAAACGTACGCACCGGAAATGAAAAGGTTATCACTGTGGTGGGATGCGGTGGTAACCGCGATAAGGCCAAGCGTCCGCTGATGGCGCGTATAGCCTGCGAGTACAGCGACCAGGTTGTACTTACCAGTGACAATCCTCGCAACGAAGACCCCCAGGAAATCCTCAAAGATATGCAGGAAGGCATGGACCCCGTAAATCTGGCCAAAACCCTCACCGTTGTTGATCGCAAAGAGGCCATCAAAATGGCCTGCACCCTGGCTCAACCCGGCGATATACTGCTTATTGCGGGAAAAGGCCATGAAAAATACCAGGAAATCAAAGGAGTAAAACTGCCTTTCGACGATGTGGAGGTGGTGTTTGAAATGCTGCAATTACTGAAGAAATAA
- a CDS encoding phospho-N-acetylmuramoyl-pentapeptide-transferase, which translates to MLYHLFDYIDQQYNIPGTGVFQYITFRAFMAVITSLLISMVFGGKLIAMLRRRQVGESIRDLGLKGQNEKAGTPTMGGLIIIAALVIPTLLFAKLNNVYVQAMLLASLWLGIIGFADDYIKVFKKNKQGLAGKFKVIGQVGVGLMVGSMLYFDDTVVIRHKVPVQSVAAQSEGNADVVPAVKFEWQETRATKTTIPFVKNNEFDYAWVLGFLGEEASRKWAWLVFIPFVIFLVTAVSNGANMTDGLDGLATGTSAIIGVTLGILAFLSGNYVFADYLNIMYIPESGEMTIFIGAFVGACIGFLWYNAYPAQVFMGDTGSLALGGIIAVFAIAIRKELLIPIFCGVFLIENLSVMIQVGYFKYTKRRLGEGKRVFLMAPIHHHFQKKGWHESKIVARFWIIGIMLAVITLVTLKLR; encoded by the coding sequence ATGCTGTATCACCTCTTTGACTATATCGACCAGCAATACAACATACCGGGAACCGGTGTGTTTCAGTACATCACGTTCCGCGCTTTCATGGCGGTGATAACCTCGCTGCTGATTTCTATGGTGTTCGGCGGAAAGCTTATTGCCATGCTTCGCCGCAGACAGGTGGGTGAATCCATTCGCGATCTGGGGCTGAAGGGTCAGAATGAAAAGGCCGGAACACCCACCATGGGCGGTCTCATCATTATCGCCGCGCTCGTGATTCCCACGCTGTTATTTGCAAAGCTTAACAACGTTTACGTTCAGGCCATGTTGCTGGCTTCGTTGTGGCTCGGAATCATTGGTTTTGCCGACGACTACATCAAAGTATTCAAGAAGAACAAACAAGGTCTGGCCGGCAAGTTCAAGGTGATTGGCCAGGTTGGAGTAGGACTTATGGTGGGCTCCATGCTCTACTTTGACGATACGGTGGTAATTCGCCACAAAGTACCGGTACAGTCTGTGGCTGCCCAATCCGAGGGTAATGCCGATGTGGTTCCGGCCGTGAAATTCGAGTGGCAGGAGACCCGTGCCACCAAAACCACCATTCCATTTGTTAAGAACAACGAGTTTGATTATGCGTGGGTGCTGGGTTTTTTGGGCGAGGAAGCAAGCAGAAAATGGGCCTGGCTGGTTTTTATTCCATTTGTCATTTTCCTGGTAACCGCTGTAAGTAATGGAGCCAACATGACCGATGGTCTCGACGGACTGGCCACGGGTACCTCGGCCATAATTGGTGTCACCCTGGGTATACTGGCGTTCCTTTCGGGCAACTACGTTTTTGCCGATTACCTCAATATCATGTACATCCCCGAATCGGGCGAGATGACCATTTTCATCGGCGCTTTTGTGGGGGCGTGTATTGGGTTTTTGTGGTACAATGCCTACCCCGCACAGGTATTTATGGGCGATACCGGCAGCCTCGCGCTAGGGGGTATCATCGCTGTGTTTGCCATTGCCATCCGCAAGGAACTACTTATACCCATATTCTGCGGAGTGTTTCTCATTGAAAACCTGTCGGTAATGATCCAGGTGGGGTATTTCAAGTACACCAAAAGAAGGTTGGGAGAAGGCAAGCGCGTGTTTCTCATGGCGCCCATTCACCATCACTTTCAGAAAAAAGGTTGGCACGAATCCAAAATCGTAGCGCGCTTCTGGATTATCGGAATCATGCTGGCAGTTATCACATTGGTAACCCTAAAACTCAGGTAA
- the murD gene encoding UDP-N-acetylmuramoyl-L-alanine--D-glutamate ligase, producing the protein MAQKLTILGGGESGLGAAQLAVQHGWEVFLSDAGSLKPAFRDSLKQLGVSFEEGAHTAARIHDAELVVKSPGIPDNAKVVADLRMAGIPVISEIEFAYRYKSGKIIAITGSNGKTTTTMLTQHILAKAGVRSVAAGNIGKSFAGVLSSGEQFDWYVLEVSSFQLDGIERFRPDIAILTNITPDHLDRYEHSMDLYSDSKMRITMNQGENDHFIYCADDLGTLQAMQRHGVRAKMLPFSLKPHKAEGAGVQNDEITINLNNNLFTMSIHELALQGRHNAYNSMAAGIAARVLEIRKELVRESLSDFQNIEHRLEFVARVHGITFVNDSKATNINSTWYALESFDRPIIWIVGGVDKGNDYHALKPLVKKKVKGIICLGKDNERIKEAFGDLFHYLPEVQSAREAVQCAYQMGEKEDVVLLSPACASFDLFENYEDRGHQFKRAVRAL; encoded by the coding sequence CTGGCACAAAAGCTCACCATATTAGGAGGAGGAGAAAGCGGACTGGGGGCCGCCCAACTTGCCGTTCAGCACGGTTGGGAGGTATTTCTTTCGGATGCCGGCAGCCTGAAGCCCGCTTTTCGCGATAGCCTGAAGCAACTCGGGGTGAGCTTTGAAGAGGGTGCTCATACCGCTGCGCGTATTCACGATGCTGAGCTGGTGGTGAAGAGCCCCGGTATTCCGGATAATGCCAAAGTGGTGGCTGATTTGCGAATGGCAGGGATACCTGTGATATCTGAAATCGAATTTGCATACAGGTATAAGTCGGGAAAGATCATTGCCATAACCGGCAGCAACGGTAAAACCACAACAACCATGCTCACGCAACACATACTGGCGAAAGCCGGGGTGCGAAGTGTGGCAGCCGGAAATATTGGGAAGAGCTTTGCAGGAGTGCTGAGCAGTGGTGAGCAATTCGATTGGTACGTGCTCGAGGTGAGTAGTTTTCAGTTGGATGGCATTGAGCGTTTCCGGCCGGATATCGCCATTCTCACCAACATCACCCCCGATCACCTTGATCGCTATGAACACAGCATGGATCTGTATTCAGATTCTAAAATGCGCATCACTATGAATCAGGGTGAAAATGACCATTTCATATACTGCGCCGACGATCTCGGTACCCTCCAGGCCATGCAACGACATGGTGTGCGTGCAAAAATGCTCCCTTTTTCTCTCAAACCGCATAAAGCCGAAGGAGCCGGAGTTCAAAACGACGAAATAACCATCAATCTAAATAACAATCTGTTTACCATGTCAATACACGAGCTAGCACTTCAGGGCAGACACAATGCCTACAACTCCATGGCCGCCGGAATTGCCGCCCGCGTGCTGGAGATTCGCAAAGAACTGGTGCGCGAAAGCCTCAGCGATTTTCAAAACATTGAACACCGCCTGGAATTTGTGGCCCGCGTTCACGGAATTACGTTTGTTAACGACTCCAAGGCAACCAACATCAACTCCACCTGGTATGCACTGGAAAGCTTTGACCGGCCTATTATCTGGATTGTAGGAGGTGTTGACAAAGGAAACGACTACCACGCGCTTAAGCCGCTCGTTAAGAAAAAGGTAAAGGGTATTATCTGCCTTGGTAAAGACAACGAGCGCATCAAAGAGGCTTTTGGTGATCTGTTTCACTACCTGCCCGAAGTACAATCGGCGCGCGAGGCTGTGCAGTGTGCCTACCAGATGGGCGAAAAGGAAGACGTGGTGTTGTTGAGCCCTGCCTGTGCCAGTTTCGATCTTTTTGAAAATTACGAAGACCGCGGACACCAGTTCAAAAGAGCTGTTCGCGCACTTTAA